One part of the Paraglaciecola sp. L3A3 genome encodes these proteins:
- a CDS encoding EAL domain-containing protein, which produces MKYFTEQHKKTYYFPALLFIVLISVFSFASLFLSGNEINRRAALAQVVASQVSNSLEVFSADRKRALEDLTLSWPAYHPSPIDWFHTQASNIKNMLPGISDIWWVNPDFTIRWNISFADNNKLFGEDIQSFGLTVPTLLKNGSESVMYQGDKLTSLYALQIDPNNEKLGYVVANFDVESTLEVLVGELIGPQFNFSLYDNDVLLMAHGVLVEDSTIAKVQLGFANRKWDLALQSPNQKIQMSQVIFWVGCLMSTLICMFFFWQLRSAVRLNQSQIHYKAASDAALDSILIYGSVTNKKGQVIDFQLVDANKLAVKLIKCDLNKPANLFLSQQLTLMQISELLTDIKQVCETGIPFEYTLNNQSNIFDAQWLRLQVVKADSGIAMTIRDISLRYQSQQQLEKSEARFRRLVDGLTRDYVYSLDSTGKLQFVSTSVTNILGYEDEDFLANSDNYLLCVPDNILQIREQQAKGLKTEPYIITFLSTSKQEISIECNDSPVFDEEGKLVAIEGIGRDVTEDLILKQKIYYQANHDPLTGLLNRYAFDQKLKKVISDIPSVFKCAALCYIDMDQFKLINDTCGHQAGDQLLRNIANLLQQNSTNKDVLARVGGDEFCLILVNQDKVRVKQNMQKLLDSVSAFRFEWEDRVFHIGASIGIVQMDTQNLNAVDLVKAADSACYMAKNNGRNQYIFHDNSETEIVFRNTELQLLSQVQTALDQDKFELYFQTIKPLDAANNQKIRYEILLRMFDDGGEFISPATFIPIAERHGLMTRIDQWVFNRTMSLLESYPEHLQHLDKCAINLSGASLNSPSSMKSLLNRLKQTSVPFEKLCFEITETAAVTNLVKASHIIAEIRSLGCKFALDDFGAGMSSFTYLKNMQVDYVKIDGSFVKNMCNDACDLATVKAIHDIAKSMNKETIAEFVGDKQTEQLLQSMGVNYAQGFGISTPTSFAVFLSHYDINARVC; this is translated from the coding sequence GTGAAGTACTTTACTGAACAGCACAAGAAAACATACTACTTCCCTGCTTTATTATTTATCGTTCTGATAAGTGTTTTTTCTTTCGCGAGTTTGTTTCTATCAGGTAATGAAATAAATAGACGTGCGGCATTAGCACAGGTTGTCGCTTCTCAAGTTTCTAATTCATTGGAGGTATTTTCGGCTGATAGAAAGCGAGCCTTAGAAGATTTAACTTTATCTTGGCCTGCTTACCACCCAAGTCCAATTGATTGGTTTCATACACAAGCATCGAATATTAAAAATATGCTGCCTGGAATAAGTGACATTTGGTGGGTGAACCCAGATTTTACTATTCGATGGAATATTTCTTTCGCAGATAATAATAAGTTGTTTGGAGAAGATATTCAGTCTTTTGGCTTAACTGTTCCTACCTTACTTAAAAATGGTTCAGAAAGCGTCATGTATCAGGGAGATAAGTTAACGAGTTTATATGCTTTACAGATTGATCCCAATAACGAGAAATTAGGTTATGTAGTGGCGAATTTTGATGTGGAAAGCACATTGGAAGTGCTGGTGGGAGAGTTGATTGGGCCCCAGTTTAATTTTTCGCTGTATGATAATGATGTTTTATTAATGGCGCACGGAGTGTTGGTTGAGGACTCAACTATAGCTAAAGTGCAATTAGGTTTTGCTAATCGTAAATGGGATTTAGCGTTACAAAGCCCTAATCAAAAAATACAAATGAGCCAAGTGATTTTTTGGGTCGGCTGTTTAATGTCTACACTGATTTGTATGTTTTTCTTTTGGCAGTTGCGTAGTGCGGTTCGACTGAATCAAAGTCAAATTCATTATAAAGCTGCCAGTGATGCCGCTTTAGATAGTATTTTAATTTATGGGAGTGTCACTAATAAAAAAGGCCAAGTAATTGATTTTCAATTAGTTGATGCGAATAAATTAGCCGTTAAATTAATCAAATGTGATCTCAATAAACCTGCTAATCTATTTTTGAGTCAACAGCTAACCTTGATGCAAATTTCAGAACTCTTAACTGATATAAAACAAGTCTGTGAAACAGGTATACCTTTCGAATATACTCTTAATAATCAATCTAATATTTTCGATGCCCAATGGTTAAGACTGCAAGTCGTCAAGGCGGATAGCGGCATTGCCATGACGATCCGAGACATTAGTTTACGTTACCAGTCTCAGCAACAATTAGAAAAGAGTGAAGCTCGTTTTAGAAGGCTAGTTGACGGTTTAACTAGAGACTATGTTTATTCTTTAGATTCAACCGGCAAACTTCAATTTGTTAGTACCAGTGTGACTAATATTTTAGGTTATGAAGATGAAGACTTTTTAGCCAATAGTGACAACTATTTGCTTTGTGTTCCTGACAATATTTTACAGATCAGAGAACAACAAGCTAAAGGGTTGAAAACTGAGCCCTATATAATCACCTTTCTTTCTACTTCTAAACAAGAGATATCTATTGAGTGTAATGATTCACCGGTATTTGATGAAGAAGGAAAATTAGTTGCCATTGAAGGTATTGGGCGAGATGTAACCGAAGATTTGATTTTAAAACAGAAGATTTATTACCAAGCTAATCATGATCCTTTAACAGGCTTATTGAATCGATATGCATTTGATCAAAAATTAAAAAAGGTGATTAGTGATATTCCATCTGTTTTTAAGTGCGCAGCCTTATGTTACATCGATATGGATCAATTTAAGCTAATTAATGATACCTGCGGTCATCAAGCTGGGGATCAACTGTTAAGAAATATTGCCAATTTATTACAGCAAAATTCAACCAATAAAGATGTATTAGCTAGGGTGGGAGGGGATGAATTTTGTCTAATTTTAGTTAATCAAGATAAAGTCCGAGTAAAACAGAACATGCAAAAGTTGTTAGACAGCGTATCTGCCTTTCGTTTTGAGTGGGAAGACAGAGTTTTTCATATTGGTGCAAGTATTGGGATAGTGCAAATGGATACCCAAAACTTAAATGCAGTGGATCTTGTTAAAGCGGCAGATAGCGCGTGTTATATGGCGAAGAATAACGGTCGTAATCAATATATTTTCCATGACAATTCAGAGACAGAAATTGTATTTAGAAATACCGAGTTACAGTTGCTAAGCCAAGTGCAAACTGCTTTAGATCAAGATAAATTTGAATTGTATTTTCAGACAATAAAACCGCTAGATGCGGCTAATAATCAAAAAATACGTTATGAAATATTATTGAGGATGTTTGATGACGGGGGCGAGTTTATTAGCCCTGCTACGTTTATCCCTATTGCTGAAAGGCACGGCTTAATGACACGCATAGATCAATGGGTGTTTAATCGTACTATGAGTTTACTTGAGTCTTATCCTGAACATTTACAGCACCTTGATAAATGTGCCATTAATTTATCTGGGGCCAGTTTAAATAGCCCATCTTCAATGAAGAGCCTTTTGAATCGCCTAAAACAAACATCAGTGCCATTTGAAAAATTGTGTTTTGAGATCACAGAAACGGCTGCGGTGACTAACTTAGTCAAAGCTAGTCATATCATTGCTGAAATACGTTCGTTGGGCTGTAAGTTTGCTTTGGATGATTTTGGGGCGGGCATGTCGTCATTTACTTATTTGAAAAATATGCAGGTCGATTACGTAAAAATAGACGGATCATTTGTCAAAAATATGTGCAATGATGCGTGTGACTTGGCCACCGTAAAGGCCATTCATGACATTGCTAAAAGTATGAACAAAGAAACCATTGCTGAATTTGTGGGTGATAAACAAACTGAACAATTACTCCAGTCTATGGGGGTGAATTATGCTCAAGGTTTTGGTATTTCTACTCCAACTTCGTTTGCTGTATTTCTCTCACATTACGATATTAATGCAAGAGTTTGTTAA
- the rpsR gene encoding 30S ribosomal protein S18, with amino-acid sequence MARFFRRRKFCRFSAEGVAAIDYKDIAMLKNYITESGKIVPSRITGTSAKYQRQLSTAIKRARFLALLPYTDSHK; translated from the coding sequence ATGGCTCGTTTTTTCAGACGTCGTAAGTTCTGTCGTTTTTCTGCCGAAGGTGTTGCTGCGATTGATTACAAAGACATCGCAATGTTGAAAAACTACATCACTGAAAGTGGTAAAATTGTACCTAGCCGTATCACTGGAACTAGCGCGAAATATCAGCGTCAGTTGTCAACTGCTATCAAGCGCGCGCGCTTCCTAGCATTGCTTCCATATACTGATTCTCACAAGTAA
- the rpsF gene encoding 30S ribosomal protein S6 translates to MRHYEIVFMVHPDQSEQVPGMIERYTGILTQDGGTIHRLEDWGRRQLAYPIDKLHKAHYVLVNAEATAEAVEELETAFRFNDVVLRNLVMRTKDAVTEQSPMAKEERREKREEKSYDKPAAAPATEAPVEAADEKEGDE, encoded by the coding sequence ATGCGTCATTACGAAATCGTATTCATGGTTCACCCTGACCAGAGTGAACAAGTTCCAGGTATGATCGAGCGTTATACCGGAATTCTTACCCAAGATGGCGGCACTATCCACCGCTTGGAAGATTGGGGCCGTCGTCAATTGGCTTACCCAATCGATAAACTTCATAAAGCACACTATGTTCTTGTTAACGCTGAAGCAACTGCTGAAGCTGTTGAAGAGCTAGAAACTGCTTTCCGTTTTAATGATGTTGTTTTGCGTAACCTAGTTATGCGTACCAAAGATGCTGTGACTGAGCAGTCTCCTATGGCTAAAGAAGAACGTCGTGAAAAGCGTGAAGAAAAATCATATGACAAGCCAGCCGCTGCTCCTGCTACAGAAGCACCTGTTGAAGCTGCTGACGAAAAAGAAGGAGACGAATAA
- the rplI gene encoding 50S ribosomal protein L9 yields MEIILLDKIANLGGLGDTVTVKSGYARNFLFPQGKAVPATKVNVEKFEQRRAELEAKIAEGLAAAQARADKIAALGEVTIASPAGDEGKLFGSVGTRDIADAITAAGVEVVKSEVKLPTGTLRETGEFEIDLQVHSDVTTTIKLIIIQEA; encoded by the coding sequence ATGGAAATCATATTATTAGACAAGATCGCTAACCTAGGCGGCTTGGGTGACACTGTCACTGTAAAATCAGGTTATGCACGTAACTTCTTGTTCCCACAAGGAAAAGCGGTTCCTGCAACTAAAGTTAATGTTGAGAAATTTGAACAGCGTCGTGCTGAGCTAGAAGCAAAAATTGCTGAAGGCCTAGCTGCTGCACAAGCTCGAGCAGATAAAATTGCTGCCTTGGGTGAAGTGACTATTGCTTCTCCAGCTGGTGATGAAGGTAAATTGTTCGGTTCTGTCGGTACTCGCGACATCGCTGATGCAATTACTGCTGCTGGTGTTGAAGTGGTTAAATCTGAAGTTAAATTACCTACTGGTACTTTACGTGAAACTGGCGAATTCGAAATCGACTTGCAAGTTCACTCAGATGTAACAACGACTATCAAACTAATCATCATTCAAGAAGCTTAA